In Zygosaccharomyces rouxii strain CBS732 chromosome E complete sequence, the DNA window AAATTGTAGTAATATCGCTGAAAGTTATCTGACTATTATAGACGTTGTCTTCGCAAAGGGTTAAATCCAAACACGGAAGTTCTAATATGAGTTCCTTTGAGACAAACGACAGTTTGCCGTGGTaatcttccaaaaatcTACGAATCAAGTTAAACAATTCATTGCATCCATGTACAAAACCCTTGGTATCTTCACAAATTACCGGTAGATTGAATTGCAACTGGTCTTTCTCCTCACAATCGAATAATAGGAATCCATGACCGTTGTACTCAATGAAAACTTGTGGTAGTTTATGCTGTAAAAGCTGCTCTGCAGCCTGGCGTATTTCATTATCTGAAACTACATGTACTTTATCTTCACTACCATTGGCATTCCCATTCCCAGCTTCTTCTCGATCTGAACCCTCTTGTTCGCCACTACTACTCATAGAATTGTCGTACTCCAAcaaatcctcttcttcatcaaccAATGCAACACCGACATCATCAGAATTATCCATGACGAATCAAATTGTATTTTATTTCTCGACACTGTTTTTCTAGAAATGTTCTTCAGTTTATATGCAAATGTGCTTTGTATAGTCAAATTTTATGGATTGTATCCCTCAGCGCGAAGGAATCCCTCGCCACCTTTAAAAACCTTTTGAATCAACACGAATAAACAAGGTCTAGTCCCAATATCTAGCATTACTTCCTGCCGGATTCTAACTACGATTGTATTTTGTTATTTCCAAAATCGTAGCTTTCTAAGCAACTTCTATTATCATGAATGGAGAAATATTGGCTTCCAATAAGTCCCATAAGAACAAAATAGTAATTCAAGGAGAACAGAAAGGTAGATAAGGAGAGTTCGAAAACTTAAACTAATACCCCTATTGCAtttatttttgattttaatctttttgCAAATGAATATGACACTGACAGCATTTTATGTTCAGAAGACAAGAATCATCGTCGCAGTAGCCGCTCAGCTTTCAACGTTGGTATAAAATATAACAACATACtggatgatgataacgaggcatttgatgaaaactCAAATGAGcatgatgattttgacTCTATGTTTAACGCGTCAAGCTTTAAAATCACGCAAGATGATACTTCTCTGACTACCAGTTTCCATGAGGATATCCCTGCCGTCCAACCTCCTCAGCCTAAGAGAAGGCGTGTGTTGAAAAAAAGTGAGAATAAGGAACTTAtaaaaaatggattgaGTACAAGCGCTTTGCCCGATTCCTTCCAATCCTTTTTCCGTTTCAGAGAATTTAACAAGATGCAATCTGAGGCATTCCCAGACCTTTACGAAACTGATATGAATTGTGTGATATCTTCACCGACAGGCTCTGGTAAAACTGTGCTATTTGAACTGGCCATTATGAGGCTTATAAAGGAAACCGGTGATGCAATCGATAATATTAAGATTCTTTACGTGGCTCCGACAAAGTCGTTATGCTGCGAAAGATTGAAGAGTTGGGGCcccaattttttgaatttaacAGTAGGAATGCTTACAAGTGACACTTCATATTTGGAGACTGAAAAAGTGAGAAAATGTAATATTATCATAACAACACCGGAAAAGTGGGATCTATTGACCCGGAAGTGGAAAGCCTATAACCGCCTATTtgaattggtgaaattgattctcGTAGACGAAATTCATACTttgagagaaagaagaggtGCTACTTTGGAGGTGGTCCTAACGAGAATGAATATAATGTGTCAAAGTATAAGGATAATTGCTATAAGTGCAACTATACCCAACGTGGAAGATATATCATCTTGGCTGAGATCTAAGGATACCCAAGAGAGGGCAAAAATCTTAAAATTTGACGATAGCTATAGACAGGTACCgcttcaaaaaattgtttatGGGTATTCCTTTTACAATAAGAACGACTTCTTCTACGACAGCATGTACAATTCTAAGTTAGATGAAATTCTCCGAATGCATAGTAAAAACCGACCAGTACTCATTTTTTGCCCTACCAGAGCCTCGACGGTTTCCACTGCCAAATATGTGGTTCAAAATTGCTTTCATTTGGCACCCGGTTCAGATCGAAATGCTgatgaacaatttcatGATCAGGGTCTTTTAGAATGCTACCATCAAAACGTGGCATTCCACCATGCTGGGTTATCAATTGAAGACAGGACAAAGGTTGAACAGGGGTTCTTAGAGGGCAAGATCAAAATATTGTGTTCTACATCCACGTTGGCAATTGGTGTGAATTTACCAGCATATCTGGTCATTATTAAAGGAACAAGGATATGGAACACCTCAGCGGCACAGGAATATCCTCAGTTGGATGTACTTCAAATGATTGGAAGAGCTGGGAGACCTGATTTTGAGAATGAAGGATGCGCAATAATAATGACAGATTCCAAAATGAAGCAAACATACGAGAAGATGCTTCATGGGACAGATAATTTAGAAAGCTCTTTACACTTAGAATTGACGGAACACCTTTCTGCCGAGATTTCTTTGGGAACCATTTCCTCAACAGAGACTGCAGTAAATTGGCTTCGTAATACCTTCTTTTATGTGCGGTTCAGTAGAAACCCAGATGTATATGGTAAGATTACAAAATTTATGGATCATATTAATGTGCAAGATTCGCAACTTGTACAATTTTGTGAAGGTATATTACAAAATCTGCTGCTG includes these proteins:
- the RMR1 gene encoding Rmr1p (similar to uniprot|P53060 Saccharomyces cerevisiae YGL250W Hypothetical ORF); translation: MDNSDDVGVALVDEEEDLLEYDNSMSSSGEQEGSDREEAGNGNANGSEDKVHVVSDNEIRQAAEQLLQHKLPQVFIEYNGHGFLLFDCEEKDQLQFNLPVICEDTKGFVHGCNELFNLIRRFLEDYHGKLSFVSKELILELPCLDLTLCEDNVYNSQITFSDITTIFDILRQRSLENLETDVPECIRGTVSTRPRFVSRYNTLVELTQSSATLKNIKPFQNDETHPLVLDDNGLPSTHGQTKEVVVMNLEEDEDNADREMDDKQDRSDSEELLEIVDNEEEG